Proteins encoded in a region of the Triplophysa dalaica isolate WHDGS20190420 chromosome 10, ASM1584641v1, whole genome shotgun sequence genome:
- the LOC130430398 gene encoding uncharacterized protein LOC130430398: MKTISLLFIISLSSTVFVSSGVFGDETERVSVNDGESVTLHTHVTELHKDDLIVWRFNGSRIAVHRINGPFYRYRGQQVYNNIDPFYDSDERFTDRLKMNPQTGDLTITHITSKLTGDYQLQETGQNYFSSSSFSVSLSPKLKIVKERDSVSLHIDVTEEQRNDKIHWKIKHNNSPVAEIITENRKISTPFIEERFRDRLKLDDQTGDLIITHMKNEDSGEYKADVTIGHTHTIHKTFSFTDSGVFDDETDTVSVNDGGSVTLHTHLTELKGDDVIAWRFKGDRIARIIRAVNSDPVYEPDERFTDRLKMNPQTGDLTITNITSELTGEYQLEIINRWTETMYQTFSVSLSPKVKMVKERDSVSLHIDVTEKQRNEKIHWKIKHNNSLVAEIITENRKISTPFIEERFRDRLKLDDQTGDLIITHMKNEDSGQYEADVTIGSITHTIHETFSFTDSGVFYKRVSVNDGGSVTLHNHLTKLQTDHLIVWWFKGDLIAKIDRAVKSDPVYDPDERFTDRLKMNPQTGDLTITNITSELTGLYKLEIINRQTETMFQTFSVSLFPKVKKVKERDSVSLHIGIPEEQRNEKIHWKIKHNNSLVAEIITENRKISTPFIEERFRDRLKLDDQTGDLIITHMKNEDSGQYEVNVTIGSITHTIHKTFSFTDSESVNDGGSVTLHNHLTKLHTDDLIVWMFKDRHIANVNRAVNRDPVYEPDVRFTDRLKMNPQTGDLTITHITSELTGLYQLDIIREKTETMFQTFNVSLSPKVKMVKERDYVSLHIDVTEEQRNEKIHWKIKHNNSLVAEIITENRKISTPFIEERFRDRLKLDDQTGDLIITHMKNEDSGQYEVNVNIGSITHTIHETFSFTDSGQSSGVIAGICVALLFLVMAAAAAGVVIYRHLKMRHQDSNTREESVEKNEPLRNGDASNGDVPPV; encoded by the exons ATGAAGACGATCTCTTTACTCTTTATCATCTCTTTATCATCAACG gtgtttgtgtcttcaggtgtgtttggtgatgagaCTGAGAGAGTGTCAGTGAATGATGGAGAATCTGTGACTCTACACACTCATGTTACTGAACTACATAAAGATGATCTGATAGTGTGGAGGTTTAATGGCTCTCGCATAGCTGTGCATCGCATCAACGGACCGTTCTACAGATACAGGGGACAGCAGGTCTACAACAACATTGATCCATTTTATGACTCTGATGAGAGATTTactgacagactgaagatgaatcctcagactggagatctcaccatcacacacatcacatctaaACTCACTGGAGATTATCAACTACAGGAAACaggacaaaattatttttcatcttCTAGTTTCAGTGTCA GTTTGTCTCCTAAACTGAAGatagtgaaagagagagattctgtctctctacacattgatgttactgaagaacagagaaatgataagatacactggaagatcaaacacaacaactctcctgtagctgaaatcattacagagaatagaaagatctcaacaccttttattgaagagagattcagagacagactgaagctggatgatcagactggagatctcatcatcacacacatgaagaatgaagactctGGAGAGTATAAAGCAGATGTCACcatcggacacacacacactatacacaagacattcagtttcactgactcag gtgtgtttgatgatgagACTGATACAGTGTCAGTGAATGATGGAGGATCTGTGACTCTACACACTCATCTTACTGAACTGAAGGGAGATGATGTGATAGCGTGGAGGTTTAAAGGCGATCGCATAGCTAGAATCATCAGAGCGGTCAACAGTGATCCAGTTTATGAGCCTGATGAGAGATTTactgacagactgaagatgaaccctcagactggagatctcaccatcacaaacatcacatctgaactcaCTGGAGAATATCAACTAGAGATCATCAACAGATGGACAGAAACAATGTATCAAACATTCAGTGTCA gtttgtCTCCTAAAGTGAAGatggtgaaagagagagattctgtCTCTCTACACATTGATGTTactgaaaaacagagaaatgagaagatacactggaagatcaaacacaacaactctcttgtagctgaaatcattacagagaatagaaagatctcaacaccttttattgaagagagattcagagacagactgaagctggatgatcagactggagatctcatcatcacacacatgaagaatgaagactctggacagtatgaagcagatgtcaccatcggcagcatcacacacactatacacgagacattcagtttcactgactcag gtgtgttttataAGAGAGTGTCAGTGAATGATGGAGGATCTGTGACTCTACACAATCATCTCACTAAACTACAGACAGATCATCTGATAGTCTGGTGGTTTAAAGGCGATCTCATAGCTAAAATCGACAGAGCGGTCAAGAGTGATCCAGTTTATGACCCTGATGAGAGATTTactgacagactgaagatgaatcctcagactggagatctcaccatcacaaacatcacatctgaactcactggactttataaactagaGATCATCAACAGACAGACGGAAACGATGTTTCAAACATTCAGTGTCA gtttgtTTCCCAAAGTGaagaaagtgaaagagagagattctgtCTCTCTACACATTGGTATTCctgaagaacagagaaatgagaagatacactggaagatcaaacacaacaactctcttgtagctgaaatcattacagagaatagaaagatctcaacaccttttattgaagagagattcagagacagactgaagctggatgatcagactggagatctcatcatcacacacatgaagaatgaagactctGGACAGTATGAAGTAAATGTCACCATCggcagcatcacacacactatacacaagacattcagtttcactgactcag agtcagtgaatgatggaggatctgttactctacacaatCATCTTACTAAACTACATACAGATGATCTGATAGTGTGGATGTTTAAAGACCGTCACATAGCTAATGTCAACAGAGCGGTCAACAGAGATCCAGTTTATGAGCCTGATGTGAGATTTactgacagactgaagatgaatcctcagactggagatctcaccatcacacacatcacttcTGAACTcactggactttatcaactagACATCATCagagaaaagacagaaacaaTGTTTCAAACATTCAATGTCA gtttgtCTCCTAAAGTGAAGatggtgaaagagagagattatgtctctctacacattgatgttactgaagaacagagaaatgagaagatacactggaagatcaaacacaacaactctcttgtagctgaaatcattacagagaatagaaagatctcaacaccttttattgaagagagattcagagacagactgaagctggatgatcagactggagatctcatcatcacacacatgaagaatgaagactctGGACAGTATGAAGTAAATGTCAACATCggcagcatcacacacactatacacgagacattcagtttcactgactcag GTCAGTCTTCAGGTGTGATAGCAGGAATATGTGTTGCTCTTCTCTTCCTGGTTAtggctgctgctgctgctggtgtTGTGATCTACCGTCACCTCAAAATGAGACATCAAG ATTCCAACACAAGAGAAGAGTCAGTGGAGAAAAATGAGCCTTTGAGGAATGGAGACGCCAGCAATGGTGATGTGCCTCCAGTGTAA